Genomic DNA from Streptomyces sp. GS7:
GCTCCTGGAAGTAGCTCACATAGAACTCGTCGTCCCCGCCGATCCGGGCGAAGACCTCGCTGGGCCGGTGGCCGCCGCGGGGCGTGTAGGGCACGCTGAGCAGCCCGACCGCGCGGAAGACGTCCGGCCGCAGCAGCGCGGAGTGGGCGGCGATGGGCGAGCCCCAGTCGTGCCCGACGACCACCGCGGTCCGCTCGCCGAGGGCGTGCACCACGGCGACGTTGTCCTCGACGAGGTTGCGCATACGGTAGGCGTCCACGTTCGCGGGCCTGGACGAACGCCCGTAGCCGCGCACGTCGATGGCGACCGCGCGGTACCCGGCGGCGGCCAGCGTCGCCATCTGGTGGCGCCACGAGTACCACGACTCCGGGAACCCGTGCACCAGCAGGACGAGCGGTCCGCTGCCCTGCTCCACGAGATGGATCCGGCCCGCGGGGGAGGGGACCAGACGATGGGTGCGGCCGGCGGCCTGGGTGGCGGACTGGGACATGCATCCTCCTGGGTCGGGACGAGCGTGCACCGGCGGCGGGGCGGCCGGCGGTCGAGCCGCGCCCCGGCGTCGATATCCGTGCGGTGGTGGGCGGTCGGGGTCGGTCGCGGGCGGTTCGGGGCGGCGGAACGCGCTGCGGCGCAGGACGGTCGGGGTACCCTTCCGTCCTGCGCCGGACCGGCGCCCGTTCCTCAACCGCCGGTCAGCACCATCCGGAACCGCGCCGCCCCCGCCAGCATCTTCCCGTATGCCTCGTTGGCCTGCTCCAGCGGCATGCTCTCGGTCATCGGGCGGATGCCGTGCAGCACGCTGAACTCCATTGTTTCTTGGACGTCTTGTGCGGTACCGGACGGGTGGCCGCGGACGACCCGGGCGCGCATGAGGAGCTGGGTGGGGTTGATCCCCAGGGGTTCGGTGTCCGCGCCGATGACCACCAACTCGCCGCGGTGGGCCAGCCCGTCCGCGGTCGCCGTGATGGCACTGGAGTTGGCGGCCGTCGCCAGGACGACCCTGGCGCCGCCGAGGGACTGCAGCGCGTCCGCGACGCCGGTCTTCGCCGTGCTGTCGATGTAGTGGTGCGCGCCCAGCTGTTTGGCGAGGTCCCCCTTGTCGGCGCCGCGGGCGATCGCCACGACCTCGAAGCCCATCGCGACCGCGTAGCGCACGCCCAGGTGGCCCAGGCCGCCGATGCCGAGCACGGCGACCAGGTCGCCCGGCCGCCCCGAACTGCGCCGCAGCCCGTTGTACGTCGTGACCCCGGCGCACGCCAGCGGCCCGGCGTCGGGCGCCGCCAGCCCGTCGGGGATCCGGGCCAGCGCGTCGGCCGGCGCGACCATCATCTCCGCGAAACCGCCGTCGTACGCCCACCCCGGCACCTTCAGCTGCGGGCACACGATGAAGTCGCCCTGCCGGCAGGGCGTGCAGTGCCCGCAGCTGCCGCCGAACCATCCGACCGCGACCCGGTCGCCCACCCGCCAGCCGCTGTACGTCCCCTCGCCGACCGCGTCGATGCGCCCGGCGACCTCATGCCCGGGGACCACCGGGAACCGGACACCCGGCACCATGGCTCCCACGAACATCGCGTCGCTGTGGCAGACCCCGCAGGCGTCCACGGCGATCCGTACGTGGCCGGGGCCCGGCTCCGGCACCTCCCGCTCGACGATCTCGAACGGCGCGCCCACGGCGCCGGCCTGCGCGACTCGGTAGCTGCTCATCTGGATCTCTCCCCGGATGTGGATCTCCCGCCACGGACTTCCCCCACCAGAAGAGCAGCTCCGGCCGGATCCCGCGCGCCGAACGGGGGTACGGCGCGCGGGATCCGGCGCCCGGCCGCGCGCGGTGCGACGGCACGACCGGGACGACGGGGACACGGAAGGGAGACGAGCGCACGCTCGGCGATCCGGCGACGCCCCTCCGTGACGATCACCGCGCGACCCCGCTCCGTCACGTCGCGTGGTGCGGGGCGGAGGAATCGGGCGACGTGGCCTGATGGCGCCGCAGGTGCGCCCGTGGCCCGGCGGTGTCCGTTGCCCGCACAGTGAAAGCCGTTACCCTGGCCGCCGCGCGTGGACCGGCCGGGCCGGGCGGGAGGGTCGGCCTGGCCGGTCGCCGCTGCAAGGTTCGGCACGTACCGGGAAGAGGACACGCTCACCATGCCACTCAAGCGACCCCACCAGCACCGCGACGCCAGCCCCCATCTCACCGTGAACCCGGTCTTCAGCCGGGAGCCGCTCAAGGTTCCCCGGTTCGAGCTGCCGGGGGAGGGGATGGACCCGGACACCGCGTATCAGATCGTC
This window encodes:
- a CDS encoding alcohol dehydrogenase, with the protein product MSSYRVAQAGAVGAPFEIVEREVPEPGPGHVRIAVDACGVCHSDAMFVGAMVPGVRFPVVPGHEVAGRIDAVGEGTYSGWRVGDRVAVGWFGGSCGHCTPCRQGDFIVCPQLKVPGWAYDGGFAEMMVAPADALARIPDGLAAPDAGPLACAGVTTYNGLRRSSGRPGDLVAVLGIGGLGHLGVRYAVAMGFEVVAIARGADKGDLAKQLGAHHYIDSTAKTGVADALQSLGGARVVLATAANSSAITATADGLAHRGELVVIGADTEPLGINPTQLLMRARVVRGHPSGTAQDVQETMEFSVLHGIRPMTESMPLEQANEAYGKMLAGAARFRMVLTGG